One stretch of Deltaproteobacteria bacterium DNA includes these proteins:
- a CDS encoding MoxR family ATPase, with amino-acid sequence MTVPDNISADYTLPPSKLASVLALLVEARQPAVVWGPPGAAKSQIAQQVAAATNRRYVDVRALLLDPVDLRGIPWRDADDRTRWAPPAFLPPSDDPGRWLINLEELPSAVPMVQAALYQLVLDRKVGEYELPEGASLIACGNRETDRGVVHRMPTPLASRFVHVEIRVDAEDWLEWGAANGIVPEVLFFVTYEPDLLHRFDPQSTEKAFPCPRTWEFVSNIVKHRNGLDPATERALFRGTVGEAAAVEFSAFLNVWRELPHPRAVLNDPGNAAIPENASALMALCGSLYRLATDVTIDAIVTFAQRLRREVGESLVGACVRRDPALQRSPAFIRWAAAKTQ; translated from the coding sequence ATGACCGTTCCCGACAACATTTCCGCGGACTACACGCTCCCCCCGAGCAAGCTCGCTTCGGTGCTCGCACTCCTGGTCGAGGCCCGCCAGCCGGCGGTGGTATGGGGGCCGCCCGGAGCCGCCAAGAGCCAGATAGCCCAGCAGGTCGCTGCGGCCACGAACCGCCGGTACGTCGACGTCCGGGCTCTTCTGCTCGATCCCGTCGATCTCCGCGGCATCCCCTGGCGCGACGCCGACGACCGCACCCGCTGGGCTCCGCCCGCCTTCCTGCCTCCGTCCGACGATCCCGGCCGGTGGCTCATCAACCTCGAAGAGCTGCCCTCCGCTGTCCCGATGGTTCAGGCGGCCCTGTACCAGCTGGTGCTCGACCGCAAGGTGGGCGAGTACGAGCTTCCCGAGGGCGCCTCGCTCATTGCCTGCGGCAACCGTGAAACGGACCGCGGCGTCGTCCACCGCATGCCCACCCCTTTGGCCTCGCGATTCGTTCACGTCGAGATCCGTGTCGATGCGGAGGACTGGCTCGAGTGGGGTGCCGCCAACGGCATCGTTCCCGAGGTACTATTTTTTGTCACGTACGAACCGGACCTCCTGCACCGCTTCGACCCTCAGTCCACGGAGAAAGCTTTTCCGTGCCCAAGGACGTGGGAATTTGTCAGCAACATCGTCAAGCACCGGAACGGGCTCGATCCGGCAACGGAGCGGGCGCTTTTCCGGGGGACCGTGGGCGAGGCGGCGGCAGTGGAGTTCTCGGCGTTCCTGAACGTCTGGCGCGAACTGCCCCATCCGAGAGCGGTCCTGAACGACCCCGGGAACGCGGCCATCCCCGAGAACGCCAGCGCGCTGATGGCGCTCTGCGGCTCACTCTACCGTCTTGCGACGGACGTCACCATCGACGCCATCGTCACCTTCGCCCAGCGGCTCAGGCGGGAGGTGGGAGAGTCGCTGGTGGGCGCGTGCGTGCGCCGCGACCCGGCGCTCCAGCGCTCCCCGGCCTTCATCCGCTGGGCCGCCGCCAAGACACAGTGA
- a CDS encoding VWA-like domain-containing protein, producing the protein MSPGALRESAIRVSDCVTGLLQKQPFFGSLVLRLPLRADPTRRTLASDGREIRYSPDWVAETDAHLIETAMARVVMACALKHHTRRGERDPERWQTASQLVTHALLRDAGFALPPEAEAWEDLSVEQAYDRLPEPGDGDPGNDGSPAQGGANGTDTAGQPTPDDDGDESSDPSDPVGDGQEKSPQDRDGASGAPPSHDPSGTGEVMDADCRASDGSGSGEAPVDTAAEEQAWDEAMHQALSIARAEGKAPGGVEETVRNAHASAVDWRTLLRRYMTDAASRDYSWSVPNRRFIDSGLYLPSIRSEGIDTIAVIIDTSGSLPARTLAEFWAELREIAAEIRPERVFVLHVDAALRDAAEYTADELPEEITLKGRGGTDFRPGFEWLDEQGIQPAVCLYFTDMECSSYPESQPSFDVIWVSYGPPPSERNREPWGERIDIGR; encoded by the coding sequence ATGTCACCCGGCGCGCTCAGGGAATCCGCAATCCGGGTCAGCGATTGCGTGACCGGGCTCCTGCAGAAGCAGCCCTTCTTCGGGAGCCTCGTCCTGAGGCTCCCGCTCCGCGCCGACCCCACGCGCCGGACACTGGCGAGCGACGGCCGGGAGATCCGCTACTCGCCCGACTGGGTGGCAGAGACCGACGCCCACCTGATCGAGACCGCGATGGCGCGCGTGGTGATGGCCTGCGCCTTGAAACACCACACCCGCCGGGGAGAGCGGGACCCGGAACGCTGGCAGACGGCCTCGCAGCTCGTCACCCATGCGCTCTTGCGCGATGCCGGCTTTGCGCTTCCGCCCGAGGCAGAAGCCTGGGAGGACCTGAGCGTGGAGCAGGCATACGACCGCCTGCCCGAGCCCGGGGACGGCGATCCCGGTAACGACGGCAGTCCAGCCCAGGGTGGCGCCAACGGCACGGACACCGCCGGCCAGCCGACGCCCGACGACGACGGCGATGAATCCAGCGATCCGTCGGATCCCGTCGGTGACGGCCAGGAGAAGAGCCCTCAGGATCGGGACGGCGCATCCGGTGCGCCGCCGAGCCATGATCCTTCCGGTACAGGCGAGGTCATGGACGCCGACTGCCGCGCAAGCGACGGCTCCGGTTCCGGCGAGGCGCCCGTGGACACCGCCGCCGAGGAGCAGGCCTGGGACGAGGCCATGCACCAGGCCCTCAGCATCGCCAGGGCCGAGGGCAAGGCGCCAGGCGGCGTCGAGGAGACCGTCCGGAACGCGCACGCGAGTGCGGTCGACTGGCGGACGCTGCTGCGCCGCTACATGACCGACGCCGCCAGCCGCGACTACAGCTGGAGCGTGCCCAACCGCCGCTTCATCGACTCGGGCCTCTACCTCCCCTCGATCCGCTCCGAAGGTATCGACACAATTGCGGTCATCATCGACACTTCGGGCTCGCTCCCGGCCCGGACTCTCGCAGAGTTCTGGGCGGAGCTCCGCGAGATCGCCGCCGAAATCAGGCCGGAAAGAGTCTTCGTGCTCCATGTGGACGCCGCCCTGCGGGACGCGGCCGAGTACACGGCTGACGAGCTCCCCGAGGAGATCACACTCAAGGGCCGGGGCGGCACCGACTTCCGCCCGGGCTTCGAGTGGCTCGACGAGCAGGGGATACAGCCCGCGGTGTGCCTCTATTTCACGGACATGGAGTGCTCGAGCTACCCGGAGAGCCAGCCCTCCTTCGATGTGATCTGGGTCAGCTACGGGCCTCCCCCGTCGGAGCGGAACCGGGAGCCGTGGGGCGAACGCATTGACATTGGCCGCTGA